The DNA region TTGGCAGCACATGCGCCATCGGGAAAAGCGTGTGCAGTCCCAAACTCTAAAGCCACCTAGAGGGGTACGGATCCTCAAGATCATCGGGGCGGGAGAACGCCGGGCAAACCTAGCCAGATGCTGTCAAGCCTGTTCATTGTCGCCCAATCTCGCGTCGTGGACGTCTCCAACAACGTGCCATCGCCGTACATGCCCGGTCCTGGCCCACGAAACGCGAAGCAGAGATCCCCATGCCACGGCTTTCACGCCCATCATCGCTCAACGCCGATCAGACCCAAAGCCACCCACCGATTGAttgtacgatgtacatgGACTGTTCTCGACCTGCACATCAATTCATGCCCGCTTTTGTTCGATGCAGTaaacccctcccctcctccctgaCTTTGGGGCACCCAGAGAGACACAGCAAACCGAAGCGGCATCGAAACAAGCCTCACAACGGCCACCCGAAAACGAAGCTTCGACTACCCGTATCAACACTACAGCACATCATACCCGCTGCTGCGATTTTCGGCCTTGAAGGATTTGAGACATCCTCAAGGGTCTTCAGTCGGATCGACTCCACATATCTACCAGTCTCCTCCGTTCGCAGTTGCCCGAGTAAAGTACCCCGACATCCGACTCCCGGCTTCCGCGCCGCATTCTGTATCCATCTGGCCTCTGCGGCGTCCCTTACCCCCCTGGGCGGGATGCCAACAGCTCAAACAAATCCCTACCACCAGGTCAAccgccatcatcagcacCAGGTATTCGTACGTGCCCCTATCAGCTGGCTCGGTttccctcgccgccgccaaatCTAATTTAATTGCTTTGCGACGCCCAAGGCGGTAAGGGGGGAACGAAAATGCCTGTGCAGGACGTCCACGCTGAATTTGAGACCATCTGCTTACGCAGAGTTCCCTGGGTCGTGGAACTGCGGCTAAGGACCCGGGAACGTATTCAACATCCTATGCCGTGACTAATTACCTCGGTTCTCCGAGTCAAACTCCTTCTGGCTCGTCTGCTGCCTTGCTCAAACCTACATACAGCAGCCATTGCCTGGCTCAACATATATACGCCCTCTCTTCTCTGTGAAAGTCACTGCGTCATTAAGTCGGCATGTGTGCAGAAGGTGGTATCATGTCCAGATTGGCCGGCCTACTCGTAGAAACACCAATTCTTCACactctccttcttctcgtacAGGTACTTTTTGGGGGACCTTCCATGAGTGAACAAAAAGTGAGCAAGTCTCCTCGTTTCAAATGTCAAGGTGCGCGCTGTCCTGTCCCTACGCCGAGCCAGACTATGCCGCGTAGTCTCCGTCGAAACATGCCAAATATAGAAATACAGTCCATGAGTACAGGTACAGGCCCGGGACACCCGCCTCGCCTGACTTTTTCCCATCCCAGAACGCCTCTTGACAGCTCCGGCCTCAATCGGAAGAATGCTTCTGAAGGGCATGAgtgacgccggcgcccgaCATGGAGCTTCATTCGttttcctcccctcctcatTTTCATCGTTATCGTGTACATGTATTCGTCGCGAGAATAAAAAGGTGTATAGGGCGAGTAGGAGCCGTGAGAGCCGCGAGAGCCAAGAATCCAATGTATGTACGTGTGGCTCGGTGCTGCCTGGGTATGGGTGACCTTTTCGATGTGCCCCTTGTTTCGCGGCAGAGGCACACCCACCCGCCAAGCCGCAAAAATATGCTGTGTGAACCAGTGGATGGTCATCGCTGTGCCAAAGTTGCGACACCAGGTAACCGGTGTTATGTTAGGTAGCTTTGCAAATATCAATTTGTAAACGGCTCATCGCCGCTTCATCACAGGGCCACTGCCATCGTAGTCCCAGCCCCGCTTGAGACCGCCTTCGTAGACACTGGCCACGGACTCCTGCCACATTGCTGGCGAAACAAACGTTTGCACTGGAGCGGCTGAGTACTGTTGCGCCATTTGCTGAGAGACCACTGGTAGAGTGGCGTTGACAGCCTGAATGTCTTGTAGAGACGGGGCTTCGGGTGCACCTGAAGACGGAGAAACACTAAGCGAATTGGACTGGGGAGGCAGCGTCGAAGGCTGTGGTTGGACCTGAGGCGTACCGAAAGACGTGTTCCATTGCCTTGAAAACTCCGTTAGCCCATCATTCCGCCAACGTAGGCGGCAGCTGACTTACTCAAAGATGCGTGCGGGGTTCCAGGCCGGCGCGTCTGACAGTGGCATTGACTGTTGCATCCCCGGCGCTTGGGAACCTTGGTGGGCCATCATGACGAGTGACTGTATAGCAGGCGAGTCACTCTTGGTATCCACAGGCCCGGCAGAAATAGGAGGTGTAATGGGATGGCTGGTGTAACTGACTTGGGAGTGCTGAAGGTTCTGGGTATCCAGCTGTTGGTCCAAAGACGCAGCGCGAGCCATGCCGGGCCTGTAGCCCCGGGGAGGGCTGGAATGGTTGGAGGATTGGGGACTGCCGTAGGGGAAGCTTGGCTTAAGCACAAAGGGTTTCCTGACATCAGCAGAAAACGCTTCGCGTACCGCATCGACTTGCTTCTGAAGATCCGCCATCGGCCAAATCGACATGACCTTCTCGAGAACTCGCATGTGCCGCGTGAAGAACTCGCGGGCATCAGTGTTCAAATCGGGATCTGGAGAGACAACCGCCACCTGCCACGCCACCAAGTTAAAAAAATTTCCACGGATACAAGATGAAGAATGGCAACCCACCAGGTGCAGAACAATGCAACAAAGTCCGCAGTATACGGTGAAACTGAACCCACGGAGCATGCACTGCAGACCGGGAAATCCAAAGGAATTCAGAACCGCTTCCTGCAACCGACACAGAGCCTTGGCTGCGGAGTAGCAAATCATCATGTGCTGTTTCCACTGACCATCCTGGCCATTGGGATCGAGGAAATTGAGCTGGGGTCGATGAAGGAGAATCAACGTCAGGTAGTAGTAGGAGTGCAGGTTTCCGATGTATGGCGACGAAAGCCATGGCGGGGAACCATCCGGGGGGAAAGTGACCGAGAGATCCGCGGGAAGGTCGTTCAACCAAGAATTGAGGGCCGGGTTGAGCTGCACAAATTCGGGATCAACGCCCCAgtccttcgtcttcttcttcttcaggcGGCCGTAGGCTGTGTTCATGCGGCTGACGTTACGAACGATTCTTGCAAAGTAGGTGAAGTTCCGAGTAGTGTGATATTCGGAGTCATCGCCTCCCGGGATGGGACGCGGAACACTGAAGTCGATGGAGTCCAGCTCAACCGCAAGATCGGTTCGACCTATGACGTTTAGCAAGCCTGCAAACTAAGGCCAAGGGTTTCttggttttgtttttttaGGATACCAACCTTGAGGAGACCCAATCATGGTTTCGCAAACAAATATGGTCTGCCAAATCCTACTCTTCATCTGACATTCCAGCGAGGAGGAGCCACACGGCCGTCCTGCCTGGTGATCCGAGTAGTGCTCGTCCAAGCCGAGATCCTTGCCCATTTGGACGCACTGAACGATTGTCATCCACGAGCGGTAGTAATAGCCGCGCTTCGGTGCTGCTTCCCTAGCTTTCAGGATGAGTAACAAGGCCTGGAGGGTGCTGAGTCTCGGAACGTCCATGAAAGAGTCGGCGTGCTCTGTGATAGGTTAGCAACAGTATGGGAAAGGGGGAGATGATGGGTCTTTACTCGTTGCCAAGGCTAGCCATTGCTGTCCTTGAGCAGGATCATCGGCAAGTCTCCCTCCCATGGCGAAAAGAGCTTCGAGAATGAGAGGAGACACAGATTCCCGGTTGGTATTCCATTGGTGGTAGAACATGCTCTTGCTTAGAACAGGTATGTAGGGATGGACATGGCTGAAGAACAAGTCGAAATAATGCATGACAGTTTCATCATCGGGCATCAGTTCCGGGGGGATGCGGATTTTGAGACCGGGACCGGAAATGATGGCCGGAAGGGCGGTCTTGAAgtcctcggcatcttccACGGCTGGTTCCTCGTCATGAAGGAAAGAGGCTTTATTCCTCAGGTATGGTGCTAAACAGCCCAGTTAGTCACCGTGAACCGATGGGCGGCAAGGAAATAATGAAATACCTGTGCCTGCCTCGTTGACCTTCAATGAACCGAGAAGGTCGGCCAAATCAGATTGCTGGTA from Colletotrichum higginsianum IMI 349063 chromosome 4, whole genome shotgun sequence includes:
- a CDS encoding C6 finger domain-containing protein — translated: MSNDPSVRRILPQSSQMGSFSFAPQQYPQRETQKNYVFVDEHNRHKRLKVMRACEGCRRRKIKCDAATTNTWPCSACIRLKLHCVRPNGQYDGTDTYEPAGDEFAAGSSQMQSAFRQQPPMQQQSMMAGGQKPNPSMYAAQGAYSDPNVFPPVHYSEQQAHQHNMHYTTVSPSMSMMEQSYAGQNVFPTPPLQQSARPDSPPDTYSQDGSYQQSDLADLLGSLKVNEAGTAPYLRNKASFLHDEEPAVEDAEDFKTALPAIISGPGLKIRIPPELMPDDETVMHYFDLFFSHVHPYIPVLSKSMFYHQWNTNRESVSPLILEALFAMGGRLADDPAQGQQWLALATKHADSFMDVPRLSTLQALLLILKAREAAPKRGYYYRSWMTIVQCVQMGKDLGLDEHYSDHQAGRPCGSSSLECQMKSRIWQTIFVCETMIGSPQGLLNVIGRTDLAVELDSIDFSVPRPIPGGDDSEYHTTRNFTYFARIVRNVSRMNTAYGRLKKKKTKDWGVDPEFVQLNPALNSWLNDLPADLSVTFPPDGSPPWLSSPYIGNLHSYYYLTLILLHRPQLNFLDPNGQDGQWKQHMMICYSAAKALCRLQEAVLNSFGFPGLQCMLRGFSFTVYCGLCCIVLHLVGCHSSSCIRGNFFNLVAWQVAVVSPDPDLNTDAREFFTRHMRVLEKVMSIWPMADLQKQVDAVREAFSADVRKPFVLKPSFPYGSPQSSNHSSPPRGYRPGMARAASLDQQLDTQNLQHSQVSYTSHPITPPISAGPVDTKSDSPAIQSLVMMAHQGSQAPGMQQSMPLSDAPAWNPARIFEQWNTSFGTPQVQPQPSTLPPQSNSLSVSPSSGAPEAPSLQDIQAVNATLPVVSQQMAQQYSAAPVQTFVSPAMWQESVASVYEGGLKRGWDYDGSGPVMKRR